A genomic stretch from Arachis stenosperma cultivar V10309 chromosome 3, arast.V10309.gnm1.PFL2, whole genome shotgun sequence includes:
- the LOC130966027 gene encoding rop guanine nucleotide exchange factor 1: MGSVSSEDGSDQQSDRCGSYSLSADVSESESCSSFCGRRFDADGGASSSANLSPRPVGGAAVPAGGHFHFPSQVMLPVIGGKDVVVWDHKPEKRDLDLSEVEMMKERFAKLLLGEDMSGGGKGVCTALAISNAITNLSATVFGELWRLEPLAPQKKAMWRREMEWLLCVSDSIVELVPSVQQFPGGGTYEVMATRPRSDLYINLPALKKLDGMLLGMLDGFQDTKFWYVDRGILLGDSKECDDAYSPGRGRTSVRQEEKWWLPSPKLPPNGLCEDDRKRLQQCRDCTNQILKAAMAINSSVLAEMEIPGAYIESLPKNGKACLGEIIYRYITADQFSPECLLDCLDLSSEHHTLDVANRIEAAVHVWRLKDHKKHLNTVKARRSWGGKVKGLVADGGGDKNHSLAQRADTLLQSLKHRFPGLPQTALDMAKIQYNKDVGQSILESYSRVMESLAFNIMARIDDVLYVDDSIKRCAAAESISLFNRGGFGGLPIQKRMTPSPFSIQHTPYASPPFATPSFCSSSPITGSPCSPRRMHTAKRNGLKDTTDSTKSEKAASAEFERVWSYTGNLSARRMSSDAPERD; the protein is encoded by the exons ATGGGGAGCGTTTCTTCTGAAGATGGTTCCGACCAGCAAAGTGACCGTTGCGGCAGTTACAGTCTCAGTGCTGACGTCAGCGAGTCCGAGAGTTGCAGCAGCTTCTGTGGACGTCGTTTTGACGCCGACGGTGGAGCTTCCAGCTCCGCCAACTTGTCTCCGCGTCCTGTCGGTGGAGCTGCTGTTCCCGCCGGCGGCCACTTTCACTTTCCGTCGCAGGTCATGCTTCCCGTCATAGGAGGAAAAGACGTGGTGGTTTGGGATCACAAGCCAGAGAAAAGAGACCTTGATTTGTCAG AAGTGGAAATGATGAAGGAGAGGTTTGCTAAACTGCTTCTTGGAGAGGACATGTCTGGTGGAGGAAAAGGAGTATGCACGGCCCTTGCAATCTCTAATGCAATAACCAATCTCTCTG CAACTGTGTTTGGCGAGTTATGGAGGTTAGAGCCGCTGGCACCTCAGAAGAAGGCCATGTGGCGTAGGGAAATGGAGTGGCTTCTATGTGTGAGTGATTCCATTGTGGAGCTTGTGCCTTCTGTGCAGCAGTTCCCCGGTGGCGGAACCTATGAGGTCATGGCGACGCGGCCTCGATCCGATTTGTACATCAATCTACCGGCTCTGAAGAAGCTAGATGGAATGCTGCTTGGTATGCTTGATGGATTTCAGGATACAAAGTTTTGGTATGTTGATAGGGGAATACTATTGGGTGATTCCAAGGAATGTGATGATGCATATTCGCCTGGAAGGGGTAGGACTTCCGTTAGGCAAGAGGAGAAATGGTGGCTTCCATCTCCTAAGCTTCCACCAAATGGATTGTGCGAGGATGATAGGAAAAGGCTGCAGCAGTGCAGGGATTGTACAAATCAGATATTAAAGGCTGCCATGGCAATCAACAGTTCCGTTCTTGCTGAAATGGAAATTCCTGGTGCATACATTGAATCATTACCAAAG AATGGAAAAGCTTGTCTGGGGGAGATAATCTATAGATACATTACTGCTGATCAATTCTCTCCTGAATGTCTTCTTGATTGCCTGGATCTATCTTCAGAGCATCACACTCTGGATGTAGCTAATAGAATTGAGGCTGCCGTTCATGTATGGAGGTTGAAGGACCACAAGAAACATCTAAATACAGTTAAAGCCAGACGCTCCTGGGGTGGAAAGGTGAAGGGCCTTGTTGCTGATGGTGGTGGTGATAAGAACCATTCTTTAGCCCAACGAGCTGATACCCTTCTGCAAAGCTTGAAACACAGATTTCCAGGGCTCCCTCAAACtgcactagacatggccaagaTACAATATAATAAG GATGTAGGACAGTCTATTCTTGAGAGTTATTCCAGGGTCATGGAAAGCTTGGCGTTCAACATAATGGCAAGGATTGATGATGTCCTTTATGTTGATGATTCCATAAAACGATGCGCAGCTGCAGAGTCTATCTCTCTTTTCAACCGGGGAGGTTTCGGTGGTCTTCCAATCCAGAAAAGAATGACTCCAAGTCCCTTCTCAATTCAACACACCCCATATGCCTCTCCTCCATTTGCAACCCCATCATTTTGTTCATCCTCACCCATTACGGGTAGCCCTTGCAGTCCAAGAAGGATGCATACTGCGAAGAGGAATGGACTAAAGGACACAACAGATTCTACTAAGTCCGAAAAGGCAGCCTCGGCCGAATTTGAGAGGGTCTGGTCATACACAGGGAACCTTAGTGCAAGAAGAATGTCTAGTGATGCTCCAGAAAGAGACTGA